The Deltaproteobacteria bacterium sequence CACGGTCTAAGATGACCGCAGCATAGAGTTCCTTCTTGATATCACAACCCGCTTCAACCAGTACTTGCTTGACCTTTTGTCCTGCAGGCCCAGTTTGATGGGTGACGAGTGTTCCGCCGAGAAGGGCTTCCGCGTGGGCTCGGGCTTCATCAACGCTTTTACAAACTTTGACGCCATTGACGTCACCGTTCTCCGTTAATGCACCTTTACCGCGGCCACCTGCGTGAATTTGTGCTTTTACAACACAGATATCACCGGGTAGGTCTTCAGCGATTTTAGCGGCTTCGTCAGCGCTTCGCGCGACTGAGCCTTCTGGAACCGGAATGCCGTATTTCCGGAAAATTTGTTTGCCTTGGAATTCGTGAATATTCAAAACGATGTCCTTCAGGTTTCTTGTTGTGGACGAACTAAACGGGGGTCAATTATCAAGGGCCCGCGCGCGGTTCAAGCAAGGTTCCCTCTCTGCTGACTGCTTTACAAGTTCTTTCTAGTGCCGCGGATCAATAGTGTACGCGTGCGGCCTACATTTCTGACAGTTCAGCCGTCTTTGTTAGCGCTTGCGTCATGATAATCGAAGGTGTTGGGCTCGGCTGGAGGTACCGCGGTCATTTCTGCTGGATTTTGACGGAACCGACCGTTTGCCCTGTTGCAGAAGACTCTCACGTCGTTTAGATAGCCTATTATGTCAAATCAGGAATTCCCAGTGACCCCAAAGGGGTATGAAAAGCTCAAGACTGAGCTTCACCATCTTAAGTCGGTTGAACGTCCCAAGATCAGCGAAGAGATTGGTGCGGCCATCGAGTTGGGCGATCTTAAAGAAAACTTCGAATACCACTCCGCGAAAGACCGGCAAGGTATGATTGAGGCTAAGATTCGAAACCTCGAGCACATGGTCGCTCGTGCGAATATTATCGACCCGCTAAAGCTAAGCGGAGACCGTGTGGTCTTTGGCGCAACGGTGACTATGGAAGATATCGAGACCGGCGACGAACGTGTTTATCAAATAGTTGGTGAGTCTGAGACCGATGTTGAAAATGGTCGTGTCTCCGTTGTATCTCCGTTGGCTCGTGCCCTCATTGGCCGAGAGGTCGGAGACGAGACCAAGGTACCGGGTAAGGGTGGCCCACGGGTTGTAGAGATCACCGACGTCGAATTTAAGTAAATTCTTGATGGAAGGAGAGCGGCCTGCAGGTCGCCACGAGATGGATAACGCTGCTTTTCTTCAAGCGTTGGCCGCCATCGAAAATCCCTTGAGATTTGCCTCCCGTAATCAGTTCGAAAATCTCCAACGTGTCAGAGATCTTGAAAACACACTGGCGCGTGCCGCGGGTCGAGCTCGCGATGCTGCGTCATCGCCTGTTTTTGTGGCCAAGGTAGATGCCTTCTTGGCGCTTTTGCCCGCTCCTAATGAAGCTATGTCCACGCGAGTGAAGCATTTTCAAAAGTGCGTGCAACTCTTGGGCGAGATACGCGACCTTGCGGAAAAAGACAGCGCAGATACACCTCAGCGGTCGAATGTTAAAGAGTCTAAGGCGAAACCGGTAGCCCGAGCGAAGCTTAAAAAACCAAATCCCAAGCCTCATGCCACTGTAGAACCAGCCGCGACCGCCACCCCAAAGCCAATTAAAAAACGTTCGCAGGCACCCAAGGAGGTCAGTGCGTTAGGGCCAAATACGTCGGTGCAATTTGTCAAAGGTGTGGGGCCCAAAACCGCCCAAGCGTTTGCTTTTCGTAATATTGATACAATCGAAGATTTGTTGCGTTTTCTTCCCAGGCGTTACGAAAATCGGCAAACGGGAACACCTATATCTGGGCTCGAAGACGGTGCAAATGCCACGGTCGAGGGCGAAGTGATTACAAAGGACTTCCGCCGTATGCGGGGGCGCCGAACCCTAGA is a genomic window containing:
- the greA gene encoding transcription elongation factor GreA, with amino-acid sequence MSNQEFPVTPKGYEKLKTELHHLKSVERPKISEEIGAAIELGDLKENFEYHSAKDRQGMIEAKIRNLEHMVARANIIDPLKLSGDRVVFGATVTMEDIETGDERVYQIVGESETDVENGRVSVVSPLARALIGREVGDETKVPGKGGPRVVEITDVEFK